A stretch of Planctomycetaceae bacterium DNA encodes these proteins:
- a CDS encoding arylsulfatase, whose translation MKYQVIGMVMLTVQVLTHRELGAGELKGQPNVVFILADDLGYRELGSFGQQKIQTPHLDKLASEGMRLTQHYSGNAVCAPSRCVLMTGKDPGHAWVRNNSEMQPEGQKPIPAEEVTVAELLKEAGYVTGAFGKWGLGGPGSTGEPLRQGFDRFFGYNCQRHAHSYYPSYLWSDNERVALKNNPAVPGHAKLSAGADPSDPASYDEFKGQDYAPDRINEQALKFIRDNKDKPFFLYYPTVIPHVALHIPDEELSPYLAKGWNDPPFTAATGGYTPHFTPRAAYAAMITHMDNEVGKLLAVLDELKLSDNTLVVFSSDNGTTHLDKEVDYTFFNSVGELRGLKGSLYEGGVRVPTIVRWPGHVKPGTTSDRISGFEDWLPTILEATGHAKKTPANIDGISMVATLEGKQQKPREKLYREFPGYGGQQSIRVGDWKGIRQNMGRGNLTMQLYNLATDAGEKHDVAKEHPEIVARLNKAMEEHREPSQVFPLKPLD comes from the coding sequence ATGAAGTATCAAGTAATCGGTATGGTAATGCTGACCGTGCAAGTGCTTACCCACAGAGAATTGGGGGCCGGAGAGCTAAAGGGGCAACCAAACGTAGTGTTCATCCTTGCCGATGATCTGGGATACCGGGAACTGGGGAGTTTCGGGCAACAGAAAATTCAGACACCACACCTGGACAAGCTGGCATCAGAGGGGATGCGGTTAACGCAGCACTACAGCGGAAACGCGGTATGCGCCCCGTCTCGATGCGTGTTGATGACAGGCAAAGACCCGGGACACGCCTGGGTGAGAAACAACAGTGAAATGCAACCGGAAGGTCAGAAACCGATACCGGCCGAGGAAGTGACGGTGGCAGAATTGCTGAAAGAAGCGGGTTACGTCACAGGAGCTTTTGGGAAGTGGGGCCTGGGTGGACCAGGTTCAACAGGCGAGCCTTTGCGTCAGGGCTTTGATCGTTTCTTTGGTTACAACTGCCAGAGGCACGCGCACAGTTACTATCCATCGTATTTGTGGAGCGACAACGAACGAGTGGCTTTGAAGAACAATCCCGCAGTGCCCGGGCATGCAAAGCTTTCGGCCGGGGCGGATCCATCAGATCCAGCCAGTTACGATGAATTCAAAGGACAGGATTACGCCCCGGATCGTATCAATGAACAAGCTTTAAAGTTTATTCGTGACAACAAAGACAAGCCTTTCTTTCTGTATTATCCGACCGTGATTCCACATGTAGCCCTGCATATCCCGGATGAAGAGTTGTCGCCGTATTTGGCGAAAGGTTGGAATGATCCCCCGTTTACGGCAGCGACCGGGGGCTACACCCCTCACTTTACGCCGCGTGCGGCGTATGCAGCCATGATTACTCACATGGACAATGAGGTTGGCAAACTGTTGGCTGTTCTTGACGAGCTGAAACTAAGTGACAACACACTTGTAGTTTTCTCGTCGGATAACGGTACCACACATCTGGATAAGGAAGTGGACTACACCTTCTTCAACAGCGTAGGAGAACTACGTGGACTCAAGGGTTCTCTGTACGAAGGCGGCGTGCGAGTGCCAACTATCGTGCGTTGGCCAGGACATGTGAAACCCGGAACGACGTCGGACAGAATCAGCGGGTTTGAAGACTGGCTACCAACGATTCTGGAGGCCACGGGCCACGCAAAGAAGACACCGGCGAACATCGACGGGATCAGCATGGTTGCGACGCTGGAAGGAAAACAGCAGAAGCCTCGCGAAAAACTGTATCGAGAGTTTCCCGGTTACGGAGGTCAACAATCGATACGCGTCGGCGACTGGAAGGGTATTCGCCAGAATATGGGCCGAGGGAATCTGACAATGCAACTCTACAACCTCGCAACAGACGCAGGAGAAAAGCACGATGTGGCGAAGGAACACCCGGAGATCGTCGCAAGGCTGAACAAAGCAATGGAAGAGCATCGGGAGCCATCACAAGTCTTCCCTCTGAAGCCGCTGGACTGA
- a CDS encoding ATP-binding cassette domain-containing protein gives MQITVTNLVLSGSDRPRLNNVSLKIRDQSTAIVGYSGAGKTSLLNVLAGFEVPDSGTVDLKRDRTDSSLPLFWVPQNGGLWAHMTVRQHLTTLENALESQKLAISTDELLFRMDLQQRQTARPGQLSEGERSRLAIARALASGAEMLLLDEPLSHVDPARREKYWKVITEITETHGISLVFSSHELEAVIRESEQVICINEGQIIYHGPTRTLYDNPPDRIPGEFLGRLNWFTAGEAWKWLQQEISEDSVGIRPERVILRPDPSSLLEISETRYSGHRSETSIVNTQTGEGRSLLHRVEVSNLGPGDRVKIEWLAVDQD, from the coding sequence ATGCAAATCACCGTAACGAACCTGGTTCTGTCCGGGAGTGATCGCCCTCGCCTGAATAACGTATCGCTGAAAATCAGGGACCAATCGACGGCAATTGTCGGGTATTCCGGAGCAGGGAAAACGTCGCTGTTAAATGTTCTGGCAGGATTTGAAGTGCCGGATAGTGGCACGGTGGATCTGAAGCGAGACCGGACGGATAGCAGCCTGCCCCTTTTCTGGGTGCCTCAGAACGGAGGGTTATGGGCACACATGACGGTCAGGCAACATCTGACGACTCTGGAAAACGCTTTGGAATCGCAAAAACTGGCGATTTCGACAGACGAATTGCTTTTCCGGATGGATCTGCAGCAGCGTCAGACGGCGCGCCCGGGACAGTTGTCTGAAGGTGAGCGATCCCGGCTGGCAATTGCCCGGGCTCTGGCATCCGGAGCAGAAATGCTGCTGCTGGATGAACCTTTGTCACACGTCGACCCGGCTCGTCGTGAAAAGTACTGGAAAGTGATCACAGAAATAACAGAAACACACGGAATTAGCCTGGTCTTTTCTTCGCACGAGCTCGAGGCAGTGATCCGGGAATCCGAACAAGTCATTTGTATCAACGAGGGACAAATCATCTATCATGGCCCGACGAGAACGCTCTACGACAATCCACCCGACCGAATACCCGGAGAGTTTCTTGGCAGGTTAAACTGGTTCACAGCTGGCGAAGCGTGGAAGTGGTTGCAGCAGGAGATATCCGAAGACAGTGTCGGTATCCGCCCGGAACGAGTGATTCTACGGCCGGATCCGTCGTCATTGCTGGAGATCAGCGAAACGCGGTACTCAGGGCACCGATCCGAAACATCGATCGTGAACACACAAACAGGGGAAGGTCGATCCCTGCTGCACCGTGTGGAAGTCAGCAACTTAGGGCCCGGAGATCGGGTGAAAATAGAATGGTTGGCTGTTGATCAAGACTGA
- a CDS encoding glycosyltransferase family 2 protein, producing the protein MLSVVIPAHNEAENLPGLLEEIIEAFKDGRTEYEVVVVNDGSSDETAGVLTAIQQTMPQLRVVTHEKSCGQSTGLMSGVDASQGELIATLDGDGQNDPADIPRMLETYQTGTIPLTMVVGHRQKRKDGGWRLFCSKVANSVRSRMLKDATPDSGCGIKLFPKDAFQKFPRFDHMHRFLPALMRRLGGRVISQTVNHRVRGSGSSHYGTLGRLTAGVVDLVGVAWLMHRSRLPVLTDQKKESSGP; encoded by the coding sequence ATGTTGTCGGTTGTCATTCCAGCTCATAATGAAGCCGAAAACTTACCAGGATTGCTCGAGGAGATCATCGAAGCGTTCAAAGATGGGCGGACCGAGTACGAAGTGGTTGTGGTGAATGATGGAAGCAGTGATGAAACAGCAGGAGTGCTGACCGCGATACAGCAAACGATGCCACAGTTGCGAGTAGTGACACATGAGAAAAGTTGTGGCCAGAGTACGGGGTTGATGTCGGGCGTTGATGCAAGTCAGGGAGAACTGATCGCCACACTTGATGGCGATGGTCAGAATGACCCGGCAGACATACCCAGAATGCTGGAAACCTATCAGACGGGGACAATACCGTTAACCATGGTGGTGGGACACCGGCAAAAAAGGAAGGATGGGGGTTGGCGGCTATTCTGCTCGAAGGTAGCAAATAGCGTAAGAAGCCGAATGTTGAAAGACGCGACCCCGGACAGCGGATGTGGGATCAAACTTTTTCCAAAAGACGCCTTTCAGAAGTTCCCCCGCTTTGATCATATGCATCGATTCTTGCCGGCGTTGATGCGACGATTGGGCGGTCGAGTGATCTCCCAGACGGTCAATCATCGAGTCCGAGGCAGCGGTTCGTCACACTATGGGACACTCGGTCGATTAACGGCAGGGGTAGTGGATCTTGTCGGAGTCGCATGGTTAATGCACAGAAGCCGATTACCAGTATTAACGGACCAGAAGAAGGAGTCTTCAGGGCCATGA
- a CDS encoding lipid-A-disaccharide synthase N-terminal domain-containing protein: MTSEQWWVGFGLFGQALFTGRFIVQWVSSERQKKSVIPVAFWYLSISGATVLLSYAVYRQDPVFIIGQSTGFVIYFRNLQLLSRASRRSEEEAEVVTLPMVRTETRSTAEQPSRRAA, from the coding sequence ATGACGTCGGAGCAGTGGTGGGTAGGATTTGGCTTGTTTGGCCAGGCGTTGTTTACTGGGCGGTTTATCGTTCAGTGGGTTTCCAGTGAACGGCAAAAGAAGAGCGTGATCCCAGTGGCATTCTGGTATCTGAGCATATCCGGAGCAACAGTGTTGTTAAGCTACGCAGTCTATCGACAGGACCCCGTATTCATCATTGGCCAGTCAACCGGTTTTGTCATCTACTTTCGCAACCTCCAACTGTTGTCCAGGGCTTCGCGGAGAAGCGAAGAGGAAGCAGAAGTTGTGACGTTGCCGATGGTACGGACAGAAACAAGGTCAACAGCTGAGCAACCATCAAGACGAGCGGCATGA
- a CDS encoding Gfo/Idh/MocA family oxidoreductase, with product MSRTSHLDRRSFLRTAGTSIAAVGSSLFVNPASFGFNRSPLEKLNIACIGTANRAAEDVNGVMSENIVAIVDVDSNYLERAKKMLTEKNQLTPRTYADYREMIEAEGDKIDAVVIGTTDHHHAPASIRAIRAGKHVYCEKPLTHTVQEARIIAEAAAKQGVATQLGTQIHAGENYRRVVEIIASGAIGTVTDVHVWVGKGWGYRKDWANSRTEAGTQPPANLNWELWLGPAPVYPFHEGRFHPAQWRRWWDFGQGTLGDMACHYMDLPFWALGLRHPNHCEAEGESPDANMAPEGLVVRYKFPTSNQNSPVNLTWYDGNLIPKRVADEPVPPNGVMFVGTEGHMFADYGKYKLFPANKFAGFQAPEKSIPPSIGHHAEWIKACKDGSPTTCNFDYSGALTETVLLGNVAYRTGKSLEWDAATLTATNAPEAAKLVSKEYRSGWEVIAG from the coding sequence ATGTCGCGTACCTCCCACCTCGATCGTCGTTCGTTTCTTCGCACTGCTGGCACGTCTATCGCTGCCGTTGGATCTTCGTTATTTGTCAACCCAGCGAGCTTTGGGTTCAATCGAAGTCCTCTGGAAAAACTGAATATTGCATGTATAGGCACCGCTAACCGTGCTGCTGAAGATGTCAACGGTGTGATGTCCGAGAACATCGTGGCCATCGTCGACGTAGATTCGAACTACCTCGAACGCGCTAAGAAAATGCTCACGGAGAAGAATCAGCTCACCCCTCGAACTTACGCGGACTACCGTGAAATGATTGAAGCGGAGGGCGACAAGATTGATGCCGTTGTCATCGGCACCACTGACCATCATCATGCTCCAGCTTCAATCAGGGCCATCCGAGCTGGTAAACATGTTTACTGTGAAAAACCTCTGACCCACACAGTACAGGAAGCACGCATCATTGCTGAAGCCGCAGCAAAGCAGGGTGTTGCTACTCAACTTGGTACTCAGATTCACGCCGGTGAAAACTATCGCCGCGTCGTTGAAATCATCGCTTCTGGAGCCATCGGTACGGTTACCGACGTCCATGTCTGGGTCGGAAAGGGTTGGGGATACCGGAAGGACTGGGCTAATAGTCGCACCGAAGCTGGTACCCAACCTCCAGCAAATCTTAACTGGGAACTGTGGCTTGGCCCAGCTCCTGTTTACCCGTTCCACGAAGGTCGATTTCATCCCGCACAGTGGCGGCGATGGTGGGATTTTGGTCAGGGCACTCTTGGCGACATGGCCTGCCACTACATGGATCTTCCTTTCTGGGCTCTGGGTCTGCGGCATCCAAATCATTGTGAAGCCGAAGGTGAATCCCCAGACGCGAACATGGCACCGGAGGGACTTGTTGTGCGATACAAGTTTCCTACCAGCAATCAAAACTCACCAGTTAATCTCACCTGGTACGACGGAAACCTCATTCCAAAACGCGTCGCGGACGAACCGGTTCCACCAAATGGCGTGATGTTTGTTGGTACAGAAGGACACATGTTCGCGGACTATGGCAAATATAAGCTTTTCCCTGCGAACAAGTTCGCGGGATTCCAGGCACCAGAAAAATCCATACCACCTTCGATTGGACATCACGCTGAATGGATCAAGGCCTGCAAAGACGGATCACCGACTACCTGTAACTTTGATTATTCCGGTGCACTGACCGAAACAGTGTTGCTGGGTAACGTAGCGTACCGGACTGGCAAATCACTGGAATGGGATGCAGCAACTCTGACAGCCACCAATGCTCCCGAAGCCGCAAAACTGGTTTCCAAGGAATATCGAAGTGGCTGGGAAGTTATTGCGGGGTAG
- a CDS encoding FAD-dependent oxidoreductase, which produces MEEALQSNQNTKNSDNGAETAERLVDVIIVGQGIAGTTLAWELHNRGRTLALIDRVEEVTASRAAAGLITPVTGKRMTQMPDFQRYWEYASAFYREVEQQTQCEIFQSTSMLRIFRNEEERQMFITRRREQLRGSVREEADPEKGLTGFSMQPAGRLLVKRYLIASKEFFSRKHFVVSESLQIENDVRVSNSTVTISRLKLRGHNIVFCQGYQPQSNPWFAHIPDKPARGDIVKVALPARTERRITHQGIWIVPEEGRNEFSIGATYDWKDLTNTPSEEGLSQLLSQLPAAEQKEARVVKHVAAVRPAMSNRKVVAGYHQEESRVAIFNGLGAKGCLVAPVKAKELAEEITRRLRNEDEVAEWRTEEFLEAVIADTRRKSLTKLVHQLLSGHLQPGDRVIDATAGNGYDTVLMAKRIGETGVVTAIDLQDQAIEATRQRVQAEKLGNVTYIRGCHAKLLSGWLRTESQSAITFNLGFLPGSDKTCVTSGHTTGKAIEAGYRLLKPGGVITVVAYRGHEGGQAEAVEVESVVSKLQREKETTVFRIEADTSNQASPVLLVIIKRKRQER; this is translated from the coding sequence TTGGAAGAAGCATTACAGTCAAATCAAAACACTAAGAACAGTGACAACGGTGCAGAGACCGCTGAGCGGCTGGTGGACGTCATCATTGTAGGGCAGGGAATTGCTGGAACAACATTGGCCTGGGAACTGCACAACAGGGGCAGGACACTGGCGTTGATAGATCGGGTAGAGGAGGTAACAGCTTCCAGAGCAGCGGCAGGTCTGATCACGCCAGTTACGGGCAAGCGAATGACTCAGATGCCGGATTTTCAACGGTACTGGGAGTACGCGTCAGCATTCTACAGAGAGGTAGAACAGCAAACACAGTGCGAAATCTTTCAGTCGACATCGATGCTGCGAATATTTCGCAACGAAGAGGAAAGGCAGATGTTCATCACAAGACGTCGTGAGCAGCTGAGAGGCTCAGTCAGGGAAGAAGCGGATCCGGAAAAAGGATTGACCGGTTTTTCGATGCAGCCAGCAGGCCGTCTACTTGTGAAACGATACCTGATCGCATCAAAAGAGTTCTTCAGCCGCAAACACTTCGTGGTGAGTGAATCTCTGCAAATCGAAAACGACGTTCGGGTGAGCAACAGCACCGTGACGATTTCGCGACTGAAACTTCGTGGTCACAACATCGTTTTCTGTCAGGGGTATCAGCCGCAAAGCAACCCGTGGTTTGCCCACATACCAGACAAACCCGCCCGGGGCGACATAGTAAAGGTTGCGTTGCCAGCGAGAACGGAGCGAAGAATAACACATCAGGGGATATGGATCGTGCCAGAAGAAGGCAGGAACGAGTTTAGCATAGGAGCGACCTACGACTGGAAGGACTTAACGAACACACCGAGCGAAGAGGGGCTGAGTCAGTTATTGAGCCAGCTGCCAGCAGCGGAACAGAAAGAGGCCAGGGTGGTCAAGCACGTAGCGGCAGTCAGGCCGGCGATGAGCAATCGTAAAGTGGTGGCGGGGTATCACCAGGAAGAATCCCGAGTGGCAATTTTTAATGGCCTTGGGGCGAAAGGGTGCCTGGTTGCACCCGTCAAAGCGAAAGAGCTGGCAGAAGAAATAACCAGACGCTTACGAAACGAAGACGAAGTGGCTGAATGGCGAACAGAAGAGTTTCTGGAAGCGGTGATAGCGGATACAAGGCGGAAATCGCTGACAAAGCTGGTTCATCAACTACTGTCGGGACATCTGCAGCCAGGCGATCGAGTAATCGACGCGACAGCAGGAAACGGTTACGACACGGTGCTGATGGCGAAAAGGATAGGAGAGACGGGCGTAGTCACAGCGATCGACCTTCAGGATCAGGCGATCGAGGCGACTCGGCAGCGAGTTCAGGCAGAAAAACTGGGCAACGTAACGTACATCCGAGGGTGTCATGCGAAGTTGTTGAGCGGATGGTTGCGAACGGAGAGCCAGTCGGCCATAACATTTAATCTGGGATTTCTGCCAGGCAGTGACAAGACTTGTGTGACATCAGGCCACACAACAGGAAAGGCAATCGAAGCAGGCTACAGACTGCTGAAGCCGGGAGGAGTGATAACAGTTGTGGCATACCGCGGTCATGAGGGCGGTCAGGCAGAGGCAGTCGAAGTGGAATCAGTGGTATCGAAGCTTCAGCGGGAAAAAGAAACGACAGTCTTCAGGATAGAAGCAGATACGAGTAATCAGGCGTCACCGGTGTTGTTGGTCATCATAAAGAGGAAGCGACAGGAAAGATGA
- a CDS encoding glycosyltransferase family 39 protein, which translates to MTEDPRDLPRLFLPVALMLVLTASALMSRPPLPVDETRYLSVAWEMHESGDWLVPHKNGATYAHKPPLLFWIMNALWLLTGPTGWSARLAGPAMAVVSILFTYQLGKQLWNRKDVAQAAALIQTSMMLWMVFSTLTMFDTLQTVTAQMTLLAYQDIASRGLRKRSILLASAGIGLGILAKGPVIFVHVLPVALSAPWWCSASLRIGRWYLTVAMTIVFGGIIGLSWALAAAASGGQAYAEELLWGQTANRVVESFSHKQPFWFYLLVLPIGVLPWPLFSRCTANLMSAIRDRSNRFCLAGIVGTLQVMSLVSGKQPYYLVPSIPLVALLIARTMMTNATRVERSEKYLQVAATLFAAVTPAVVNMVPQLAVTRLNNVCPTIYSVALVLVSLSVLIPVQETPIRMIRHHATASVMFLSVLVVGLGNGFWQEFDLSPMARFVRVQQEAGEAVFWYGGYHGQLNFMGRLEQPLVEGPKEVLLQWVKENPGGVVVMRAIDDIRDFSEQNQGDDQRRAAIERQLQQTGFPDQPLVVEKVLFDQPLRRGLSVGVIAAVRLRFTTDERTTETQGKQGKEASETL; encoded by the coding sequence ATGACAGAAGATCCCAGAGATCTTCCCCGATTGTTTTTACCAGTCGCATTAATGCTGGTATTAACAGCATCGGCATTGATGTCACGGCCTCCTCTGCCGGTCGATGAAACACGATATCTGTCGGTAGCGTGGGAGATGCATGAGTCCGGTGACTGGTTGGTACCACACAAAAATGGTGCCACCTATGCACACAAGCCGCCACTATTGTTCTGGATAATGAATGCACTGTGGCTTTTGACCGGACCGACCGGATGGTCAGCCAGGTTGGCCGGCCCGGCGATGGCCGTAGTCAGCATACTGTTCACCTACCAACTGGGAAAACAGCTCTGGAATCGAAAAGATGTGGCTCAGGCTGCTGCATTGATTCAGACATCTATGATGCTGTGGATGGTGTTTTCCACACTGACGATGTTCGACACGTTGCAGACAGTCACTGCCCAAATGACTTTGCTGGCATACCAAGACATAGCAAGCCGGGGGTTAAGAAAACGCAGCATCCTGTTGGCGTCGGCTGGCATAGGGCTCGGAATACTGGCAAAAGGGCCGGTGATATTCGTCCATGTGCTGCCAGTAGCTTTGTCAGCTCCATGGTGGTGTTCAGCGTCTCTAAGAATTGGGCGATGGTATCTGACAGTGGCGATGACGATCGTATTTGGCGGTATTATCGGATTGAGCTGGGCTCTGGCGGCTGCAGCGAGTGGCGGTCAGGCTTATGCAGAAGAATTACTCTGGGGGCAGACAGCCAATCGAGTGGTCGAATCGTTTTCCCACAAACAGCCCTTTTGGTTCTACCTGCTGGTGCTTCCGATAGGTGTGCTGCCGTGGCCGCTTTTCTCCAGATGTACGGCTAATCTGATGTCAGCAATTCGGGATCGAAGCAACCGATTTTGCCTGGCAGGCATAGTGGGTACGCTCCAGGTGATGTCTTTGGTAAGTGGTAAACAGCCTTATTACCTTGTGCCGTCTATACCCCTGGTGGCATTGTTGATCGCCCGAACAATGATGACGAACGCGACACGGGTTGAACGCAGCGAAAAGTATCTCCAGGTGGCAGCAACTTTGTTTGCCGCCGTGACACCAGCCGTGGTCAATATGGTCCCGCAGTTGGCAGTGACCCGGCTGAACAACGTTTGTCCAACGATCTACAGCGTGGCATTGGTTTTGGTATCGCTGAGCGTTTTGATTCCGGTACAGGAAACACCGATCAGAATGATTCGTCATCATGCAACAGCATCGGTGATGTTTCTGAGTGTGCTGGTGGTCGGACTTGGTAATGGCTTCTGGCAGGAGTTCGATCTAAGCCCAATGGCTCGGTTCGTACGGGTTCAGCAAGAAGCAGGAGAAGCGGTGTTCTGGTATGGGGGCTATCATGGGCAGCTGAACTTTATGGGCCGACTGGAACAGCCGTTGGTAGAGGGCCCGAAAGAAGTGTTGCTGCAGTGGGTGAAAGAGAATCCCGGTGGTGTGGTGGTGATGAGAGCCATCGACGACATACGGGACTTCAGCGAACAGAATCAGGGTGATGATCAGCGTCGTGCAGCGATCGAACGGCAATTGCAACAGACAGGTTTTCCGGACCAGCCTCTGGTAGTTGAGAAAGTTCTCTTTGACCAGCCCCTCCGACGGGGACTGAGCGTCGGGGTCATCGCGGCGGTACGATTGAGGTTCACGACCGACGAACGGACGACAGAAACTCAGGGAAAACAGGGAAAAGAAGCGTCAGAGACTCTTTGA